ATTTAGGCGGCTTTTAGGGTGAGGTAAGCCGCTTCGACCTCGTTCGGCGTCCGGTAACCGAGCGCCGAGTGGATTCGTTTTTCATTGTACAAGCGGACATATTGGTCGATGGCGGCATGCGCCTCGGACCAGGTGTCGTAACAGTTGGGCCAGATTTCTTCTTCCTTGATCGTACGGATGACCCGCTCGACGAAGGCGTTGTCATCAGGCGCGTTGTAACCGGTGTACTGA
The Myxococcales bacterium genome window above contains:
- a CDS encoding transposase gives rise to the protein QYTGYNAPDDNAFVERVIRTIKEEEIWPNCYDTWSEAHAAIDQYVRLYNEKRIHSALGYRTPNEVEAAYLTLKAA